From Punica granatum isolate Tunisia-2019 chromosome 1, ASM765513v2, whole genome shotgun sequence:
ACCGTAGCATGCGCATGAATTAGCAACAACGCGTCTCAGAGTTGACAACTATTAACACAATGGGATACCAGCGCATTTAACTCGGAATTGACATAATCGGACCCTTCTTGATAAAGGAATTACCCATCTACACATCCATAAAATTTTCCATCTATACGAATCCGAGCCACACATGAGACATATCAAGATTCAATCAAGCAACCCTAATTGCCTCTCACTGACATGCCATGAGGATCGTCAACCGCAATAATATGACATAAACTGTAACATGCTCAAACAAGACAAGTCCACATATATAATTGACGAACCAATCAGAGAAAGATTTTCACCTGACTCGATGAAGCAGAGGGGACTAAATTGTTAGCTGGGTTGTTGCTCAGAGGCAGCAACTGAGGATTAAACTTCTGGGACGGAATGCTGAGCTGCTCATATAAGGCCATCTTGTTCCTCAGAGGCGCTCTGGGCCCACCTTTCTCTGCAGCGTCCTTGACATGTAACCTCGGGAACATAGGCCCCATTAAGGCAATCTGCTCATCGTGTTCTTTACCTCTCTTCATCATCTCAAACCCCACCACATGACAGCCCAACTCGATAAAAGAATATTCTATCGAGGTCAGACTCGTAGAGACATCCCATGAAGCAAACCTTCAGTATCCAATCACACCATAAACTGAACTGCACTATGCCATCAGAGCAGAACCTGAGATGAccaaattttcagatttttacTGGTACAAGAAGGGCTTCTGCGCGAAATCACCATCAAAGTCAATCCCACGAATTTCACGCACTTCCCTGCCAAATTCAGCAAACCGAGAAGTTTAGGATCATATTACAGGATATATCACAGATATATTGCCAAGATTagccataaatatatatgatacaaTATATCTCCGCTAATCTTGGCAATATATCTGTGATATATCCTGTAAtagaagttaaaatttttattattctgaACCTGTACATATAGTGCTGGTGTACAAAGTAAAAGAAGAAAGATATATCTATTGCCTAATATACGAGTAACTAATAAGGCTagccataaatatatatgatacaaTATATCTCCGCTAATCTTGCAATATATCTGTGATATATCTTGTAATACTCCCCCTTAAGTTGAAGTATGAGGATCTCGAATGCCCAACTTGCCCAAGAGAAAGCGGAAACGATCTCGCCCTAAAGCCTTCGTAAAAATATCCGCAAGCTGTAGCCTTGTCGAATCATGCGAAGTCTTAATCATGCAAGACCGAATGTGTTCACGAACAAAATGACAGTCTATCTCAATATGTTTCGTTCGCTCGTGAAACACCGGGTTAGCTGCAATATGTAGAGCAGCCTGATTGTCACAAAATAGCCGAGTAGGTTCACTATAATTAATCCCAAGAGAATGGAGCAGACTACGGAACCATAGGACCTCAGTGACTGCTCTTGCCATGGCTCGATATTCCGCTTCAGCTGAAGAACGAGAAACTGTGGACTGCTTCTTTGTCTTCCAGGAAATAGGACACCCTAACAAAATATCTTGTGATCGAGCGACGCGTCATTGGACAACTAGCCCAATTTGAATCACAATAGACTTCAACTTCCAATGACCTTGGCCGTAGAAAATCCCTCGTCCTGGAGACTGCTTTAAATAACGAAGTACCCGCATCGCGGCATCCCAATGTTCTTGACGTGGATTAACCGCTGTATCCCGAGAAGACGTAGGTTCCACCTCCGAATCCAAAGCACTTACATATGCAAAATATCGATTAGATGCACCAGAATACGATAAATATTGTTGAATAGAATGAACCATACCTAAGGATTTTGACGGAGTAGGTGAATCGAGGGGGTGTGTAAGGCGGTGTGGATACGAACGTCAAAATCTTTCAAATACTTGGGTGCGGTCTTAACTCAATCAGAACGTCGTAATGTTTGCTCCGCAGTCTCCATTTCAACACGTGATCTATTAGGAAGATCTAGACCTTCCACTTCTTCTGTCAATGATTCATCATCTCTTCCAGACTGCCCATCAGTAAGATTGGTATGTTCCAGTTCGTTACTCGCCTCCCTTTTACTACCCATTGGGCCTAAAGGATTTGAAAGCCCattttctccttctcctccagTCGGATCGTCAAGTCTCGACTCCCCCTGACTCCTTATCCGACATACATGTCTCTTAGTGTCCGTAAAGAAACGAACCTGACATGTATCTTCATTGCCCGCATTATTCATTtgcagaaaaaggaaattctcTCTCGCAAAAACGAACATCTCGAGCCACAAATTTCTCGTTTTTCTCAAGGTCATAAACTCTCCAACCCTTCTTACTGTACGGATAACCAACAAACATGCACCGACAGGAACGAGGTTTGAACTTATCCTTGTCCCTCGATCTATCATGAGCGTAACATAAGCATCCAAATACCTTCAAATTAGAATATCCAAGCGACTTTCCAAACAAAACTTCGTATGAGCTCTTACCTCCCAAAATTTGTGTGGGAGTCAGATTAATCAGATGCGCCGCCGTGGTGACACATTCTCCCCAGAACTCAGTCGGAAGTCCTGCCTGAAAAAGTAGTGATCGTGCAACATTCAATATGTGCCTATACTTCCTCTCCACACGTCCATTTTGTTGGGGCGTGTCCGTGCACGATGTTTGGTGAATAATTCCCTtcatggaaaaataattctgCAGATCCCGCGAAATAAATTCCTTCCCATTATCACTTCATACTATTTTCACAGTGCGATCAAACTGATTCTTCACCAATTTGCAGAAATTAATAAGATGGCATTGTGTTTCCGATTTCTCCTGTAATAAATATAACCAAATTGCACGACTATAATCATCCACAATCGTCAAAAAATAACGAGCCCCAGAAATAGACGCCATCTTATAAGGTCCCCATAAATCACAGTGGATTAATTGAAATGGAAAGACAGCTTTATTAATACTTAAATCAAAACTTGACCGAATTTGTTTAGCTCTGAGGCCAATATCGCACTCCTTATTTGTAGCTGTATTTAATTCTAAATTGATACCATTAATCTTGATTTGTCGTGAGGGATGCCCAAGTCGCATATGCCACAAATCATCATTCTCATCACTGATGACACGATTAGCCTGTTCCCAGATACCCACACGCCGAAGATAGTACACACCCCCTTGAAACTCACCCACTCCAATCGTCCTCCTTGTGGTGTGGTCCTCTATTAGACAAAAATCGGTGTAAAATATCACACAGCAATCCAAATCTCTAGATAGCTGGATGCAGAGATAAGATTACAATTAAATTTCGGAACCAACAAAACGTCCGAGAGAATAAGAGGGCCAATATGTATTCTTCCAGTTCTGCTAGCATTAGAAATTCCTCCATTCGGTATGTGAATTTTCGGCCTCTTGGTAAGCGGTCGTGACTCGACAAATAAATCTGCACGTCCTGTCATATGCCTAGAGGCTCCACTATCAATTATCCAATCATGCCCAAAATTTAccgaaataaaatttttaccaGTATTGGGATgcatattatcatcatcagGACCAAGAAAATCAAGTAACTTATGGAACGCCGAATCCGGAAGTTTGGAAAGTCTATTCAGCCCGCTGTTACTGGGCTGCCCTTGATGGGCTTGCAGCCCGCTAATCTGATTCGGGCCCAGGCTTGATTGCCCCAATTGGGCATGATGGGCCTGAAGCCCACCGAACTGGTTCTGGCCCAGTCCACCTCCACGCTGCAGCCCACTGAATTGATTCGGAGCTCCCCCTGTCGTccctcctgttcttcttcccgAAAACCCTAACTTTCCCTTCTCCTTCGTGGCCTTCGACTCCCAGTTCGCCGGGTAGCCGTGTAGCAGCCAGCAGGAGCTCTTCAAGTGACCGGGACGACCACAGTGGTAGCACGCCTTGGTTCCAGTCCCGCTCATTCCTCCTCTGCCTCCTCCCTGTCCTCCGTAAGCCAGATTGCCGCCCCTTGTAATTCTGATTTTATTCCTACTGCTCTGCTAAGAAACACCGCTCCATCCACCATTCCAACCTTGTTCTTGGTTGTCAAGGTTGTCATCATGGCTCTCGACCATGTAAGGTAATTCGAGCCATTCAATTTGCAGATAATCAAACTTACTCCGGTATAATCTGATGGATTAACAGCAAAAACAGATGACTGGTCAACTCCGACAGCCTCAATGCTGCCCTTTCCCAACgattcttcacctttctccaTCTCTACCAACACTCACAAGCGACAACAGTTACCCTAGACAAGGTATAACCCGAACCCAGAACTGTAGTGCTCTGATGCCATGATAATTTGTCAAAttaaaagttcaaattttttattattctgaACCTGTACATATAGTGCTGGTGTACAAAGTAAAAGAAGAAAGATATATCTTTTGCCTAATTTACAAGTAACTAATAAGGCTagccataaatatatatgatacaaTATATCTCCGCTAATCTTGGCAATATATCTGTGATATATCCTGTAATAGATCAAAACCCACATGCAGAAAAGAAATTCGGAGCCGACCCGAATGATGAAAATGCTTCCTCTGCCTCAGAAAATGCGGGGTATCTTTCAGCTGAAAGATGTGAAATTGGGTGAGGGAGGGAccagagaggaggaggagaacaTATTCGACCGAGGAAGGGAAAAAAGCAGGGAACTTTGCTTTGCTTTGGCTTTGGCTTTGGCTTTGGTGTGCTCTACCGTCTGCTCTACTTTCGCTTACTTGGATCTCCCTAAAAAGatcatcttttcttcttcctccctttGTGACAAAGTGCAGGACGAGCGTTAAAAATTTGGATAAATTTAGACAACACCATTATAATTAGTAAAATGATCATCGATACGtactcttttaaaaattaatcacaCACCATTACTCCTTTCGCTCACGTGACATTATAAGAATATTCTCTTTGCCACTTAAAAATATGTCACGGAATTGCACAAATCGACCCATTAGTTAATTTCTTTAccgaaattaaatttgatccgatttaaggaaaaaaaaaaagtaaaaatcaGCAAAAAGAGAATTGATATGcgattaattttaaaaagagaaaatgtcggttgatattttacaaattataatGGTTTTTACCCTAAAATTTTTGGCAGGACTACTTCGGATAGGTctaagaataaaatattttattagaaaGGACAGGTtccaatatattaatttaatctaATTTAAGCTGCACAAAATTCCGTCACCTCGAAGTTGTATGAGTTTTACATGAAATTCCACCTACAAGACTAACGACTTCTAGTACACATAAAGAATTTGGCCAagaaaaattttggaaaagtaTAATATGTTCAATCGAGATGATTCGGCTCTTACAAAATAAGGGTTTTAGATTGAACCAGTTGCAACTGCAGGGTCCAATTTGAGATAATAGTGAAATTACAAGCGGCAGTTTGAAATTAACCAATTGAGTGGCCTTACTGCCTAGGTATATTTCTTCCATCAAATAATCTTATTATTAAATGTCTTGCCCTTTTGGATGAGGACCTGCTGACAACTCTAAGCGCACActgaaaaaagataattagATTTGCAATGTCCTTTTATAGATTTgacaaatttttcttttattttcttttatgtttttgcCAAGTgacaaatttttcttttaagatatacatacatatgattcttttttttttcttgataataAACCAATGTCCATTGACGATAAAAACAAATACAATGAGAAAATGTCCAAGAAGATACATTACAGAACTCAAAAAAACAGCAAATCCACCTAGATCGTTACAAATGAAGATATAAGTAATCGAAACACAtcaaaaaatcataaatacaATTATAGAGATCAATCATATTGTTGTAGTTCGTTTTCAACTTCTTGCGACTAAACTctatatgaattttattgaagATTGGAAAGCATAGTATAACGCAATCCATATAGAGACCGCTACACAATAAAGCTAAGCATAGAGGAGTCTTAGACCGGTACTCAACGCATGAGTCTTTCACGGATTATACCTCTAGACTAATACAATCAACCAAATCCTAAAAGTTCAATACCTTGACATTCAAATCAATTCGGTTAGATTCCTATGATCGGTTCAAACTAGTGCAATCTAACTAATATAAAACTAGCCAGACCATCAAATCATAATTACTTAGCTTCCTTAATTGGTTCAAACCAGTAAATGCCATAGGGGGTCAAAACCTACACATACTAACAAAAAGGCGAAGCCACAGAAGACCAGATTTGCAGGCGATTGGTATGATAGACTAGTCAGGAGTATAACCCTTGCAGTGGAGGGTGGGGATTCCATCGCATGGGGGAGGCGGTTGTCCACAGAGAAGAAGTCGTCGTCTAAGAGGGGACGGAGTTGGACCGAGACGGATATGCAAGGAGTACGCTGCCATTGCGCAGCAGGTCGGCTCTCGGGTCGAGGAAGTCTAATATGTCAAGTTGAGAGGCGAGTCTAGTCAACCAAGTCGATTCAACCGAGAACAGGTCCTGGCACTTCGGGTCTGGTCGAATCCTGGCAATCTGGGCCAACTTGATCAAAGGCGACGCCTCTTCAGCCACAATCGTCGATGATCGGAATCGAAGGCTTGCTTTTCTCTCCACTACAAATCTGCTCGGAGATGGAGAAGGGATGACCTCGGCGGGGAACGAGAGACTACTTCATCAGGGGACACCTCTTTGCATCGCCAAAAACgaaaaggaggaggaggagggtcGCTGCGACCTTTGAGACTCCTTCGAGCACACTCTCAATGTCGGATCTAAGCGCTGAGACATCTGGAAAGCCTCCTGCTCCGAGGACAACCGGTAGTGAACAGCTAAAGAGGTTGAGCCTCCGTCATGACCAAGCTAATGAAGCCCGCCATAAATGTCTCTGCGAAATGGCATCATGGACCACGACAAGCTAAGACAGTGAAGCTCATGGAGGTGCTCCGTGAAGGGCCGCCTTAACCGAAGCTGAGTCAATGAAGCTTGAAATGCCTGTCTGCCACAAGTCACCGCGACTAAGACACTGACGCCGATGACCCGGGCTGAGGCATTGAGGCGCCGTACTTCCCTTAGTTATTTGGTAGGTGTAAAGAGTTGGGAAGAGAGGTAATGAGAGAAACCACCGAGAACGGAGACAACcgatggatatatatatatatatatatatgcttcattaattttatcgagaatatcaaaatttttatatcaatttctaTAAGCTACGCTCTTctgttaattttcttttaattattttgcagTAAGTAGGAGATTTAAATACATTAATtgcattttttcaaatttttaatttttctttttcaatattttttaatttttctttcaactatttctTATGCACCCAagtaaattttagttatataaaGATTATTATAAGTAGAAATTTTGTTCTTATCATTCTGTTCGTGAAAATTCTAGGATACCATAaaactaaataattaattttacaaCAGATAATATAGTGTAAATGGTATACGTTTTCGTCTTCGAACCAATGAGTTTTAGGTCACATTCTCGCTAATGCGCTAATGGACTATCCATGACCCTTCATTTAGCTTTTGTTATGGATGTGGAAAATCTGGCCATGAGCCTCATGCATTCCACGAGCTCAGCACGAATGCCTACAAGAAGGGGAGATCGACCTCTCCAATGCATAAAAGAGAAGGAATTCAGACCATACACCATTTGCTTTGATGCTGAGCTGAGATGTCCTGCTGAGCCCATTACACCCTCTTCCTTTCAATATATGATCTACACCCACCTAAAAATGTGCTCGTCCAATTTGAACGAAACCTGGAAGTAATACACATCAGATAATGCCCCTGATTTCATCAGCAATATGAACAGATAATTCGTCAAACATGCACCCACTGAAGCGGAATTAAGCAAATCGTCGTCGACGGAATGATGAAGAGATGCTTTTTATGTCATTCTCACTGAAACCATTGAAGGAACACAGGTAAAGACACGAGAAATGTAGCCCTTATTGTGTTATAGAGTTCCCGACCCAAACAAATGACTCGTAGGTGCTTCTACTCCTACATCATTACCTGTACAGAAAGATGTacagaaagaaaaatgtgacATCACCCGATGTGGCTAGTGGTTAGAGATCCTATGCCAAAGATCTTTAGTAAGTTTGCGTCACTGGGCCAAAAGTATCGATCTACCTAACGAGACCTTCCACTAGTCATTATGAGGGCAAGCAATCATCAATCAAAGAACAAAAGGTGAAAAGAGCAGAAATGCAGGATCAGCTAGAGACTGATCAAAAATGGATACAGGCACTGGCTCTTGTGTGGGGATTTTCATTAGCGCATCGAGAGCAAAATGCGGACTTTCCTCTCTCGCTCCGCCTTCTTAGCGGCCCGTGTCCTCTTAAGTTTCTTCAGCTTATCCATAACCTTCTTCTGCACAGTTTCGATTTGGTTCAGTAGCTTCTTCTGTGGAGCAAGGGACTCACAGTCGTCACTCGCAACAGGCTTGTCGGTGAGCTCAGAGACACTACCGACAGAGCACTCAGAGTTGTCACTTGCTACCGGCTGGTCAGCTGTCTCAGCCAGTATCTTCGAGACATTAACGACGGTAGGAGGGCCATTGTCGCTTGCAGCAGGCTTGTCGGTGTCCACTGATGGGCTGGGAGTAACTAGAGAAGGCTCGTGCTCGAGGGGAGCACCTGATAGCTGCAGACGACTTGCAAGGAACTTGGAGTCATCACTGGCAATGGGCTGGTCAGTGACGTCAACAGAACACTCAGAGTTGTCACTTGCCACTGGATGGTTGGCTACGTCATGCAGTATCTTCGAGACGTTACCAATGGGAGGAGGGCAGTTGTCACTTGCGAGTGGGTTGTCGGTGCCTACTGAAGGTGAAGAGCTGGGAGTAACTAGAGAAGGCTCATGCTCAAGGGGAGCACCTGACAGCTGCAAAGACGGATTGAGAGGACTTGACCCCGGCAGTAGCAGGCTATCAGCTTCATGGACTTGAGCCTCTGCAAGGCGAGCTCTTCTCCTTGCGAATGCCTGAAATTAGATCAGAACAGCTACTAAATACACATAGCTAGAGAAGAGAAATAGAATGAATTGAAAAGAATCCTCTTTCTGGGTGGGGGGAAGAAGTCCGTAAATGTTGAAATAGTTGCAACTTGTATACGACACTGATATTGTCCGAAAACTTCCTCGTTGACAGGAAAATACTGGTAGCATGAAACATCTCCACTAATGAAAATGTTTTCAAAACCATATATGTATCTTGACTATCAGAACCGGTGCATCTGAAAAATCGATGTTACTTATCAATCAAAGACAAAGAAGTATTCATCTGCAAGCATTTTTCCTCAAGCTAATATCATCAGCAAATTCCCCTCGTCAATGAGGATATTTGACAGTGACGGGCAGTAATGGGATCAAGTAGGGGAATCATCGAGCTAGAGATCACTGAACAAAAGTTAACGGAAATTCAATGGCAAGCAGCACAGGAATTCATTCATTACGCAGCAAAACCTAAGCAGTGAGGagcaaaaatttcaaaagctACAATCAAGATTCTACGTGGGGAACAGTATCAGATGCTTTCGTTAAATCAGTAGTACCATACCAAGAGAAATCGAGTAAAACCGGCCAATTCTACCAGATTGCTGATTAATGAATGAAGTCAGTGCCTCAATATCgacaaaagcagaatactacTTAATAATCCGGAAGCGATCCATCCCATTAATTTAAATCGGCACCTCGATCAAAGGTTCTTCtgaatttcctatttttgacCGCGATCGACAGAGAAGGGACCAGTTCAAGTAGCTGACGAGCTCCTCCGTTTCAACG
This genomic window contains:
- the LOC116203884 gene encoding uncharacterized protein LOC116203884, translating into MGLKPTELLPLSSLLFFFPKTLTFPSPSWPSTPSSPGSRVAASRSSSSDRDDHSGSTPWFQSRSFLLCLLPVLRCHHGSRPCKMTGQLRQPQCCPFPTILHLSPSLPTLTSDNSYPRQEKKFGADPNDENASSASENAGYLSAERCEIG
- the LOC116192901 gene encoding protein POLYCHOME-like; protein product: MSVSRDRLVRPVDPAAEFALRRSLGIPRNEGDSLFESPIQQTTPEFLRAGGWLRVGSPRASSVPRGRGRERPPSSTLPSWYLRTPLSDITLISRAFARRRARLAEAQVHEADSLLLPGSSPLNPSLQLSGAPLEHEPSLVTPSSSPSVGTDNPLASDNCPPPIGNVSKILHDVANHPVASDNSECSVDVTDQPIASDDSKFLASRLQLSGAPLEHEPSLVTPSPSVDTDKPAASDNGPPTVVNVSKILAETADQPVASDNSECSVGSVSELTDKPVASDDCESLAPQKKLLNQIETVQKKVMDKLKKLKRTRAAKKAERERKVRILLSMR